The Mesorhizobium sp. INR15 region CGCTGTCGCGGCATCCACGCTTCTTCGGCCGCGGCTTCATCCTGCAACTCTTCGCCGTGCCGCTGGCGTTGCCGGCCATCGTTGCGGCCCTCGGCATTCTGGCGCTCTATGGCCATGCCGGTTATTTCGCCGGCCTGTTCAATGCATTCGGGGAGCAGGGCTGGCCTGATATCTATGGCCTGTCCGGGATTCTCATCGCCCATGTCTTCTTCAACCTGCCGCTCAGCGTGCGGCTGTTTCTAGAGTCCCTGCAGACCATACAGGCCGACCAGTGGCGGCTGGCGAGCCAGCTCGGCATGGGTGCCCGGCCGGCGTTCCGGCTGATCGAATGGCCGACATTGCGTGCGGCGCTACCCGGCGTTGCCGGACTTGTCTTCATGCTCTGCATCACGTCGTTCACGATTGTCCTCATCCTGGGTGGCGGGCCGCGCGCGACGACACTCGAAGTCGGTATCTATCAGTCGCTGCGGTTCGATTTCGATCCGGCGCGCGCGGTGACGCTGACGCTGCTGCAGATCGCTCTAACCTTCGCCGTCATGCTGGGTTTGGCACGGCTTGGCGCCAACACCATAGGCGACGCCAACCTGCCGGTGGCACCACGCGGCTATCTCTCGGCGAGTGTGGCCGAGACCGCACTGAACACAGTGCTTATAATCCTGGCGCTGCTGTTCGTCGTCGGACCGATGGCGGCCACGGTGATGGCCGGGCTTGGCGCTGACCTGGGCCGGCTGGCGGGAGAGGCCGCCGTACGGCAAGCAACGCTGACCAGCGCCGGGCTGGCCTTCCTGTCGGCATTGCTCTCGGTGATGCTTTCGCTGGCATTGACCATGGCGCGCCGGGCGCTGGCGTTGAGCCGCCGTACTGGCCGGAAAGCCTTGCTTGAACATGCGACCGATACCGGCGCCGGCTTTGTCCTCGTCGTGCCACCGATCGTCATTGGCGCCGGCTGGTTCCTGCTGCTGCGCCATGTCGGCGATGTCTTTGCCATCGCGCCGATCATGGTCGTCACCGTCAACGCCGTGATGGCGATGCCCTTCGCACTGCGCGCCGTGCGCCCCGCCTATGATGCAGCGAGCGAGCGCCACGAAAGGCTTTGCGCACAGCTCGGCATTTCGGGCTGGACCAGGCTGAGGCTGGTCGACTGGCCGTCGCTGCGGCGGCCGCTCGCCACTGGCTTCGCTTTCGCCATGGCGCTGTCGCTCGGCGATCTTGGCGTCATCGCGCTGTTCGGCAGCGATTCCGTCCAGACATTGCCCTATCTCTTGCTGGCGCGCATGGGTAGCTACCGTACCGCGGACGCCGCCGGCCTGGCGCTGCTGCTCGGTGTCGTTTGCCTGGCGCTGATCCTCGCCGCCGACTGGCTGGGACGAGGGAAAAGAGCATG contains the following coding sequences:
- the thiP gene encoding thiamine/thiamine pyrophosphate ABC transporter permease, whose protein sequence is MAPALPTDSRVNAGVLALAAIALLIGGAFAGLLFEGVQDLSGARAAFDPFLLRVVRFTLWQAALSTLLSVAPALFVARALSRHPRFFGRGFILQLFAVPLALPAIVAALGILALYGHAGYFAGLFNAFGEQGWPDIYGLSGILIAHVFFNLPLSVRLFLESLQTIQADQWRLASQLGMGARPAFRLIEWPTLRAALPGVAGLVFMLCITSFTIVLILGGGPRATTLEVGIYQSLRFDFDPARAVTLTLLQIALTFAVMLGLARLGANTIGDANLPVAPRGYLSASVAETALNTVLIILALLFVVGPMAATVMAGLGADLGRLAGEAAVRQATLTSAGLAFLSALLSVMLSLALTMARRALALSRRTGRKALLEHATDTGAGFVLVVPPIVIGAGWFLLLRHVGDVFAIAPIMVVTVNAVMAMPFALRAVRPAYDAASERHERLCAQLGISGWTRLRLVDWPSLRRPLATGFAFAMALSLGDLGVIALFGSDSVQTLPYLLLARMGSYRTADAAGLALLLGVVCLALILAADWLGRGKRA